ATGGATAAACTTACAACTACAGAATTAATTGAGGAAGCAAGGGCTTTTCTTCAGCCGAGGAAACAAGGTAATACCACTGGAGATGTCGCTTGTGCCTTATTTAGCGAGAAGGGCAACTTATACTTTGGTGTTTGCATAGATGTGGGTAGCGGCATTGGGTTCTGTGCAGAGCATAGTGCAATAGCTGCAATGATAACTGCTGGAGAAACCCGAATTTCAAAAATTGTTGCCGTGTGGGGAGTTAATGCCGTGACTGTGCTTCCACCTTGTGGTCGGTGTAGAGAATTCATGTATCAAATAGATAATAATAACCTTGATTCGACCAGTGTAATTTTAGGTGAAAACAAAGTAGTCAAATTAAATGAACTACTTCCTCATCCCCATCCGGAAAAGTGGAATGAGTAAAGATTGACTACAAAAGTTCGCAGTTAACCGGAAGGGGTGTGCGATGATTTCAAGGCCGTGCAGATGTCGAAGTGTGTTCGTGGTGCGAAGTCTGTGTATGAATCCTTCTGACAACTGAAACTGGCGTTAAAGATATGGAACAAATATACTTATACAAAAAGAGTGATCAGATGAAAAATCAAAGAAAATCATTCATAGCGGTGCTGTCCATTTTGCTAACCGTTGGTCTATCTTGCAGCTCTTCCAATGATCGAGCCAATACCGCCGAGTTGATCTACTGGACTGCGCCCAGCGTAGAGGTTTCCAAATTTGACCGGGCTATTGTGGAAGAGTGGAATGCCTCCCATCCCAACGACCCCCTGAAATGGGGCACCATCCCCGCGGCTAGCACTTCGGAGGAGGTGATCCTTACCTCCATCGCCACCGGCACAAACCCGGACATCTGCACCAACATATTTGGCGGGTTTGCCGCGCAGCTTGCCGATGCCGATGCTATCGTTGCGCTGGACACGCTGCCAGGTTTCTGGGAGATGGCTGAAAAAAGGAAAATGGTAGACAACATCAAGAACAACTGGCTTTACAAAGGCCATGTCTATGTCCTGCCCATTAAAATCAGTCCACGGATGATGTGGTACAATAAAAAGATGCTCGACGAATTGGGCGTCACCAAATTGCCGAGAACCTAC
Above is a genomic segment from candidate division KSB1 bacterium containing:
- a CDS encoding cytidine deaminase → MDKLTTTELIEEARAFLQPRKQGNTTGDVACALFSEKGNLYFGVCIDVGSGIGFCAEHSAIAAMITAGETRISKIVAVWGVNAVTVLPPCGRCREFMYQIDNNNLDSTSVILGENKVVKLNELLPHPHPEKWNE